The window GGAGTATAAGCTCAATCTTCTAGAACCTCCAAAAACGAGCCCCCCTATCAGTCAGGCCAAAAACGATCCCGCCCTTGAGCTGTTAGGCTAACCCGAACATTCAGGGGGACCTCAGAGACGCCAAAAACAATCACTCCTAGTCATCATGGTGCATCGGAGTTCAAAAGATTGTAATCCTTAAATGTTTTTCTTCAAATTGACTGGAGAAATGACGATTATTTCCATGAATATGTTGGGATTTTTGACATTTTTGCAAGCTCTGGGCTGCGAAGGGATGTTCTAGATACATGCCTGCCAAAACTTTTCGCCCGGGTTTGGATAGGATTGCCCCGTTTGGTATTGAGGCCAAATACATCTTGAAAGACCGTTCCATGGACGGGATGCATTTTCGCGTGAGGATCCAACCGCACTGATTGCGGCAAGGGCAATCGTAGCGGAAACTGTTATTAACCTCCCCTTACAATATCATATGATGCCTAATGCTCCGGCTTGAGGTCTACTGTGATGAAACCGAGGAAGAGCAAGTTTCCGCGGTTCTCGGTAAGTGGAACGTCCAGTTCTACGTGGAAGAGGTTAGGGGCAACGATAACCGCGTCCTCAAGTTCGTGGCCTTTGTCCCGGATTTCATCATAAACGACCTTGCAGACGAGCTCATGAAGGTCATCGACCTTAGAAAAGGGCACTCGGCGATAACGTGGTCACAGGTGAGTGGCAAGTCCGTCAAGTACGCCAACTCCCTCAAGTCGCTCAGGAAGTTCAAGCGCCGCTGGAGCCTTGCGGCTATAGAGAATCTCATAGAAGACGCCAATAACCAGGCAACGGTTGATCCGATCCAGCTCACCCTCGGCGCGGTCGCTTCCATAATAGCCCTCTTCGGATTGATAAACGACAGCATCGTGATGATAATCTCTGCCATGCTCCTTTCTCCTATCCTTGGCCCTCTCTACGGATTCTCTCTCAACGTCGTCATGGGTAGAGGGAGAGATGCCTTAGATGCCGTCTATTCCATCCTTAAGCTCTTGGTAGTAATATTTCTCTCTGCCGCCATCGTGACGCTCCTTCTCAAGCTGGCTGGAACTATGCCTCCTCAGCCAACCTATGAGATAGCGATTCGCGGAAATTCTGGCCTCGTTTACATCCTGCTGGCCGTTATACTCGGCTACGCGGGTATCGTGGCTATAGTCAGCAAGATACCCGAGATACTGGCTGGCGTTTCCATTGCTGCCGCCCTCGTCCCCCCAACGACGGTCATTGGAATATCCCTCGTCATGGGCTGGTGGGATGTTTTCAGCGGCTCGCTGATCCTAACTCTTGAGAATATCCTTGGCCTGCTGACCGGCTCGTTGCTCGGGCTGTATATCCTCAACGTCTCGCCGAGGAGCTACTATGAGAGGAGAGCGGCGAGACTCTACACAAAGAGGACCATGCTCGTCCTAGCGTTGATGATAACCCTGATAGTTCTCCTTGAACTTATGGTTCCGGGCTAAGCAACCTCGGTCTGCTCATAGACAGGTTCACCCTTCCTGTGCTTGACAAGCAGGCTGTAGAAGAACTCCTTCATTTCGGGACTCATGTCGTCATCGAGCAGCAAGTCTGCTCTGCCTCTGTAATCCTTCTCTGCCCTCGTTATGAGGAGAGCTATCTGCGGTGTGAGATGTTCGAGCAGGATTCTAACGAGCTCGGAATAGGCTTCCTCCTCCAGTTCCTCGTCGGCCTCTATGCCAAGGTAAACGGTGAAGCCCTTCATCTGGACAGCAAGGACAAACTCATTCTCACTCAACTCGAAGAACGAAAAGTTGTAGCTCTTGGATTCGACTCTCGCAAGCAGGACTCCCCGTATTGAGAGCGTAACAGGCTCATCCTCTATCTCGAACACAAGGTCCTTCGCAAGCTCCCTCTGCGCTATTGTGTAAAGCTTCTCTATCCTCATGATTTTCCATCATTATCTGGGGATAAAAGGGTTTCGCGTCACGTTTTTAACGATGAACTTCAAAAATATCACGGTGGTGTTATGAAGATCACGCGCTTCGGTGTCTCTGTTCCGGACGAGTTGCTCGAGAAGTTTGACAGAATCATAGAAGAGAAAGGCTACGTCAACAGGAGCGAGGCGATCAGGGATTTAATGAGGGACTTTATAGTTAGGCACGAGTGGGAGGAAGGGGACAGGGAAGTTGCTGGTACAATAACCATCGTATATAACCACGACGAAGCGGATGTTGTTAAAGAGCTTCTCGAACTCCAGCACGACTACGTTGATGAAATCGTTTCAAGCCTTCACGTTCACATGGATGAACACAACTGCCTCGAGGTTGTGGTCGTCAAGGGTAAGGCAGGAAGGATAAAGGAGATCGCCGAGAGGCTCATAAGTCTGAAAGGCGTTAAACACGGAAAGCTTGTGATGACGACCACTGGGAGGGAACTGGTGTGATTGAATCCCGGAGGGAATGGGTATGAGGCTGCTCGGTTTCCTGTCCTCAATCGTCGCTGCTCTATCCTTTGTTCTCCCATGGTTCCGGTTGCCCTGGGATGGACAAATAACGTTTCTTGGCATCCTCCGTGAGATCCTGGCAGGTTCCAATGGATTTGAAGGTGCATTCTGGTGGCTCAACCCTAACACTACGGGCACTATCTTTCTCTTCATAGCGTTCTTCGCGGGTATATTCATGATACTCATCGGGATACTCTTCGGGCTTCTCGGCGGCAGGCTTGGGCCGGGCATTGGAGTGGTTGGAATGCTTGTGTTTACCCTCACCGCGTGGCACATATACGGGCAGGGCTTCTTTGGAACGCTCGCTGAGGGATACGTAATAGCGCTACTGAGCTTCATCGTCGGCTTTGTCGCTGGTGGGGGGAGGAGTCTCTAGCCGATGACCTCGACTATATCGCCGTTCCCGGGGGGCAGGGTAGCCATGATGTCCTCTTCCTTAACTTTGTAGCCCCACTTCTCGAGGATGCGCCTGATCCTCTTCACGAGCTCGCTCTTCTTCAGTGAACCAGGTCTTATGATGATGTACTTATCCGTGTGGGCTTTTATTGCCTCCACCGGCGCACAGACAACGTAATTTTCGCCCTCGTGCTCGATGACACCAACGGCCAGCTTAAGTGGTAGACCGCGGAGCCAGTTCCTCTTTCCGTAGACCATGAATGCACCTTTGCCGAGATACTCTCCGCTAGGCGCCTGCTTTGTCACCTGGTTTGGATACGCCCAGTATGCATCGGCGCTGTAGAGCCCCTGGCTCCAGGCTTTGCTCATCGAAACGGCGAACTGACAGGCCTCGAAGATAGTCTTCTCTCCAGCCTTCTGACCATCTTTTATAACGACGTGCGGCGCTCCGTAAACGTCCGCGTGGCAGTAGAGATCGTTCTCGTCCATGTGTTTCTTTATCAGATTCTCGTTGGTACTCGCGTCCTTTCCTGCCAGAACGAGGAAGCCCTCACTCGACACGAACCAGCGGAACTTCTCGAACCACTTCTTCTTTCTGCGCTCTATTCTCTTTACCGCAAGTTCCTTTTTCATCTCCTCTTCTATGAGCTTCTCGATTTCATCCAGCTTTCTCTTAGTATCCTCGTAGGCCTTAAGTGCGCCTTCAAGTTTGTGCTTGGCCTTCTTGGCCTTCTCGTAGTAGAGCTCCGCGTTTTCGCCTATGCTCTTGTTGAGGTAGAGCCTGACCTTTTTCCCCTCGAGCTCTATCGTCACGGCCTTCTCCTTAGGGTCAATGGACTTTACCATAAGCGCCGCCTTGTTCCCTGCCTTCTTGCCTTCATCTATTCTCTTCTTGAATTCTTCCCAGCCGAGCCTTTCGGTTGCCTTCCTGAACTCATCCAGAAGCCTTTCGACCATCGTGAAGTTGGCGTATATCAAGTCGCCTATCTCCTGGTTGGCCTTCGCCTGCTCTTCGAAGCCCTTCAGCAGCTCCTCCTGCTTCTTAAGCGTCATGAGGAGCTGCCTCTTCTTGGCCTCGAGCTTCTTTGTCTGTTCAATCTTTGCCTTCTCGAGGGTTACCTTCCCGAAGTATTCATCCAGGGCCTCGCTGAAGGTGCTGAAATAGCGCTTTTCGAAGTTTTCATAAACCTTCAACTCTACCGGTACTACATCGTGCATGTTGCCGTCTTTGTAGACGATGTTTGGCTTCGGATCCTCGGTGAAGAGGGCCTTCATAGTCTCGAAAATCAGCTTGAGCTCCTCCTCGCTCAGCTCGCTCGCTTTTTTCTTCTTGTCCACCTCTGCCCGAAGAAGAATTTCCTCCGCGTATAGGCCGCCCATGTTGAGCTTTCTAGCCAATGCCCTGACGACTTCAACTTCTTCCTCCAGGATTAACTCCTTAAAGCGCTCCCACTCAACATCGAGCGGGTTCTCCCTTGCTGGCGGGAACTTGTATTCTGCCTTCGGCTTTATCGCCCTGTCCTTGAACTCTTCATAGCGTAAAGCGGCGACAATCCTGTTCTCTCCGTCAACGAGTATGATGTTTCCCCTCCTGAAGAGCTCGCCTATGAGCGTGTAATCGCCAACCCGTATCTTTACAATCCTATCGAAGTCGTGCTGCTCTATGGCATCGATGAAGCCGCCGCTGAGGTGCTTTCTCAGAAGCATCGTGAAGCTTGACGGCATTTTGGGGGCTTCCTTTACGTAAGTCGTGACGTGGAATCGCTTCCCTGCCTGAAGGATGAGATCTTGCCTGCCCTCCTTAGTGCGGAGCTTTATTCTTATCTCGTCGCCGTCGTGATATATCTTATCAACGCGAGAGCCGACCAACGATTGGAGCTCTCTCACGACATAGCGTATATCAACGCTGCTCATCTCCTCCTTCATTCTCTCACCCGTTGAGATTTCTCAGAGAAGTTTAAAGGGTTGCTGGCTGATTTCGTTTTCCAAACGAAAAATTAAAGGTTAAGGTTAAATAGTTGGCCGTACATAACACTCTAGGTGATATATAGTGAAAGGATATCTAACCTTTGTTCTCCACACCCACATCCCCTACGTGAGGAAGCACGGAAAATGGCCGTTCGGTGAGGAGTGGCTCTACGAGACTATGAGCGAGACCTATCTGCCCCTGCTTATGGAGTTTGAGAGGCTGAAGGCTAAAGGCGTGAAGTTCAGTCTGGTCATAAACGTCACACCGGTTCTCGCCGAGCAGCTGACCGATGACTATATCAAACATAGCTTTGAGGGGTACTTGACACACAAACTGAAAGCAACGGAGAAAGACCTGAGGAGTGGAAAGTACGACGAGAAAGCTGTAAGCTTCATGCTCGACCACTTCAGAAAAGTCCACTACTACTGGAAAGCTATCAATGGTGACATCATAGGGAAGCTCCGCGAGCTTCAAAAGGAGGGCTACATCGAGGTGATAACTTCAGCCGCGACCCACGGTTACTTGCCCCTGCTTGGCAGGGACGAGACCATACGTTCTCAGCTCGCCAACGGCATTTTAACCTATGAGAAGCACTTCGGCAGGAAGCCTAGGGGGATATGGTTGCCCGAATGCGCCTACAGGCCAGGGGGAGAATGGCCACTGCCCGGCGGAAAGAACGTGTGGAGACGGGGAATCGAGAAGTTTCTCGAGGAGTTAGGTCTGGAATACTTCTTCGTGGAGAGCAGCCTAATTGATGAGGGGCCCGTAACGAGGGAGTACGGTGAGGTGCCTCTGGCCGAGACGGAGAAGAGCACACTCCGGCCTTACTGGATCAAAGGAAGCAACATTGCGATCTTCGCCAGAAACCGCGAGGCTGGCCACCGGGTCTGGAGTGCCCACTTCGGCTACCCCGGTGACTTCTGGTACAGGGAGTTCCACAAGAAGGCCGAGGAGAGTGGCGGCCAATACTGGCGGGTAACGGGTAGGGACGTTGGCCTCGATGATAAGGAGTCCTACGACCCTGACAAGGCTATGGAGCGTGTTGAGGAACATGCGAGACACTTCGTTTCGCTGATTGAGCGCCTCCTGGCGGAGCATGAGGAGAATTTCGGTGAGAAGGGGATAATCGTCTCGCCGTATGACACTGAGCTCTTCGGCCACTGGTGGTTTGAGGGGGTTAAATGGCTTGGAAGGGTTCTTGAGCTCATGGCAGAGTGCGAGATAAGGACGACGACGCTTTCAGAGTTTCTCGATAGCTACTCCGGTGAGAGGCACGAGATAGAACTCCCCGAGGGTTCCTGGGGCAAAAATGCGGATCACTCGATATGGTGGAACGAGGAGACGGAATGGACCTGGGAGTACGTGTATTCAGCGGAGGACAGGATGGTGGAGCTGGCGACTAAATACTATGGTAAAGACCGGCTAGCTGACAGAATTCTGGAGCAACTCGCAAGGGAACTCCTCATCTTGGAGGCGAGCGACTGGCAGTTCCTCATCACTACGGGTCAGGCGAAGGAGTACGGTAAGAGAAGGATCCTCCTCCACGTAAGTGACTTCCACAGGCTAGCCAATGAGCTTGAGATGTACATGGAGACCAGACAGTTTAACTTCAAGCTTCTCGAGGAGCTCGAAGAGCGCGACAATCTATTCAGATCCATTATCGTTGCTCACTACTTGAGCGGGAATCCTCCTGGGGTTCCGGAATACGTTGAGCCACCTGAGGTTCCGCCTGAGAAGATGGAGGAAAAACCCGAAAAACTCGTCAAGATGGAAGAGTAAAGTGCCTATGCGACGGAGGTTGCCGAAACCTTCGCCCGGAAGCCCAAAAGAGGGACTGAGAGCCGCAGTGCTATCCGGGAAAGAGGGAAAAGCTGTCCTCAAAAGGCGAAGCAGATCCGCGAGAGAACAAGAAAACTATCAGAAAGCCCAAAAGTAACCTGCTTAAGATAATGAATATCTGCCAAAAGCATGGCTAAGATACTGCCTCGAGGAGCTGGCGAAGAAAACCCTCATCCCCATCAAGCGCCTGAAGGAGTTCGTGGATCAGATTGAGTAAAACCAGCTTTTTGCTCTTATTCTTTGCTCTTCCAAAAGGCTTTTTTGGAGTTTCTTCGAAGTACTATTGTGATAGCCATGAAAAAAATCGAAGCAATTATCCGGAATGAAGATTTTGAGAACGTCAAGAAGGCCCTGAAGAGTGCCGGTATTATCCCGATGACGGTCTACCCCGTCCAGGGCAGGGGCGTTCAGGGTGGTGTTCCCCCATATGATCTTCTGCCCAAGGTGAAGATCGAGCTCGTCGTGAAGGACGAGGACGTTGAGCGAGTCATAGAGATTGTTGCTAGAAACGCTAGGCGGGGCATTCCCGGAGACGGAAAGATATTTGTTCTGCCCGTTTATGATGCCATTAGGATAAGAACAGGGGAGAGGGGCAACGAGGCCCTATATTAAAGGAACGCGTGCCTGTGCTTGTAGAGGGCGTAGCTCGCGTAGCCAAGCAGAATCAAGCTGGCCGCTCCCGCGAGCAATATTATGGCTGCTATAGCCTGAGCGAAGGCAAGGCTCTTGCCGAGCTCTTGAGCTATCCTCATGAGCTCTTCCTGGTTAGTCAGTGCGTATATCCCATACCTTATCGAAAACGCTCCCATGACCATTGGTATGGGCATAACAGCAAAGGCGAGCATGAGTCCGAGATTTCCTCTCTTCCTCATACTAAGCATTGCTAAGAGTGTTGGAATTATCAATATAAGGGCTGTCACGGCGTAAACCGGTCCAAAAATTCCTGAGACAATGTAGAACGGGATCATCCCAAATAAGAACGCCCGATAGGCTCTGTGGAGAACCTTAACTTCCCCAGCGAAGTCGTAGGGAGCGGCCTTTGAGTACTTGTTGAGGACCACAATGTCTTTCATGTATTCCTTTTCCCCCATCTTTTCGAGGTATCTGTCGGTGGTGTTGTTCTTGATCTTGACAGCCCTTTTGAGGAAGAAGTTGGCAAGCTCCTGATTGTCCACGGCAACGTTCTCCGACAGTTCCATGAAGTTTCTCCTCGCCTCTTCGAGGAGCTTTAGGGCTTTCTGCTTATTCTTATCTGAGAGCTTGGTAAGGGAGTTAATTTTTTTCTCAATATCCTCAATGGTCTGCGCTACATCTCGCAGAATCTCTTGGCTTTTCATAAAAGCACCTCCAAAAGATAAAATAAAAGGGAGCTTTAAGCCTTTTGCTCCTTTTCGGCACGAAGTAGCTTTGTAATGCTCCAGTACATCAGGGTAAATATTGAACCCCACGCAAATATTAGGAATACCAGAGCGCCTGTGTCCATTTTCATCACCTCAGAGTTTTATGAGCACCTCGTTCTTTGCGAGCTCTTCGCCGTACTTCTTCTTGATGGCCAGGTAAGCCTCGATAGCACCGATGACGAGGATTATGATGATAACTATCCTAGCCCTAATGATGAGGCTGATGATTTCTGGGGTGTAGTCGTAGCCGAGAACCTGAGTGACGTAGGCCTCTGAGACGCTGAAGGCTCCTTTCTTGATGTAGTCAAGGGTGTTGCCACCGAGGAGGAACAGCATGAACAGCGGCGCTATTATGGTCATTATTGGCCTGTACCACTCTGGAACTTTAATGTAAGCACCCTTGTGGAGCTCCTCCCAGAAGTTGTCGGGCTTGAAGAGCCAAACTGCAACTATGATGTCGAAGAGACCAAGCAGCACGAGGAAGTAGGAACCAACCCACATGTCGAGCTCGCTGAGGTACGCTAGGGTGCTGTCAAGGGCAACTGGCAGTCCAAGCAGGAACAGGAATATGAACACTAGCCAGGTGCCAACCTTCCTCTCAATGTGAATGTCCTCCTCGAGCATGGCGACGAGGTAGTTGTAGGTGGCTATAGCTGAAGTGAATCCCGCGAACCAGAGCAGGAGGA of the Thermococcus onnurineus NA1 genome contains:
- a CDS encoding TIGR00341 family protein, whose translation is MLRLEVYCDETEEEQVSAVLGKWNVQFYVEEVRGNDNRVLKFVAFVPDFIINDLADELMKVIDLRKGHSAITWSQVSGKSVKYANSLKSLRKFKRRWSLAAIENLIEDANNQATVDPIQLTLGAVASIIALFGLINDSIVMIISAMLLSPILGPLYGFSLNVVMGRGRDALDAVYSILKLLVVIFLSAAIVTLLLKLAGTMPPQPTYEIAIRGNSGLVYILLAVILGYAGIVAIVSKIPEILAGVSIAAALVPPTTVIGISLVMGWWDVFSGSLILTLENILGLLTGSLLGLYILNVSPRSYYERRAARLYTKRTMLVLALMITLIVLLELMVPG
- the nikR gene encoding nickel-responsive transcriptional regulator NikR; its protein translation is MKITRFGVSVPDELLEKFDRIIEEKGYVNRSEAIRDLMRDFIVRHEWEEGDREVAGTITIVYNHDEADVVKELLELQHDYVDEIVSSLHVHMDEHNCLEVVVVKGKAGRIKEIAERLISLKGVKHGKLVMTTTGRELV
- a CDS encoding amino acid permease: MGMRLLGFLSSIVAALSFVLPWFRLPWDGQITFLGILREILAGSNGFEGAFWWLNPNTTGTIFLFIAFFAGIFMILIGILFGLLGGRLGPGIGVVGMLVFTLTAWHIYGQGFFGTLAEGYVIALLSFIVGFVAGGGRSL
- the rqcH gene encoding ribosome rescue protein RqcH, encoding MKEEMSSVDIRYVVRELQSLVGSRVDKIYHDGDEIRIKLRTKEGRQDLILQAGKRFHVTTYVKEAPKMPSSFTMLLRKHLSGGFIDAIEQHDFDRIVKIRVGDYTLIGELFRRGNIILVDGENRIVAALRYEEFKDRAIKPKAEYKFPPARENPLDVEWERFKELILEEEVEVVRALARKLNMGGLYAEEILLRAEVDKKKKASELSEEELKLIFETMKALFTEDPKPNIVYKDGNMHDVVPVELKVYENFEKRYFSTFSEALDEYFGKVTLEKAKIEQTKKLEAKKRQLLMTLKKQEELLKGFEEQAKANQEIGDLIYANFTMVERLLDEFRKATERLGWEEFKKRIDEGKKAGNKAALMVKSIDPKEKAVTIELEGKKVRLYLNKSIGENAELYYEKAKKAKHKLEGALKAYEDTKRKLDEIEKLIEEEMKKELAVKRIERRKKKWFEKFRWFVSSEGFLVLAGKDASTNENLIKKHMDENDLYCHADVYGAPHVVIKDGQKAGEKTIFEACQFAVSMSKAWSQGLYSADAYWAYPNQVTKQAPSGEYLGKGAFMVYGKRNWLRGLPLKLAVGVIEHEGENYVVCAPVEAIKAHTDKYIIIRPGSLKKSELVKRIRRILEKWGYKVKEEDIMATLPPGNGDIVEVIG
- a CDS encoding 1,4-alpha-glucan branching protein, coding for MKGYLTFVLHTHIPYVRKHGKWPFGEEWLYETMSETYLPLLMEFERLKAKGVKFSLVINVTPVLAEQLTDDYIKHSFEGYLTHKLKATEKDLRSGKYDEKAVSFMLDHFRKVHYYWKAINGDIIGKLRELQKEGYIEVITSAATHGYLPLLGRDETIRSQLANGILTYEKHFGRKPRGIWLPECAYRPGGEWPLPGGKNVWRRGIEKFLEELGLEYFFVESSLIDEGPVTREYGEVPLAETEKSTLRPYWIKGSNIAIFARNREAGHRVWSAHFGYPGDFWYREFHKKAEESGGQYWRVTGRDVGLDDKESYDPDKAMERVEEHARHFVSLIERLLAEHEENFGEKGIIVSPYDTELFGHWWFEGVKWLGRVLELMAECEIRTTTLSEFLDSYSGERHEIELPEGSWGKNADHSIWWNEETEWTWEYVYSAEDRMVELATKYYGKDRLADRILEQLARELLILEASDWQFLITTGQAKEYGKRRILLHVSDFHRLANELEMYMETRQFNFKLLEELEERDNLFRSIIVAHYLSGNPPGVPEYVEPPEVPPEKMEEKPEKLVKMEE
- a CDS encoding P-II family nitrogen regulator produces the protein MKKIEAIIRNEDFENVKKALKSAGIIPMTVYPVQGRGVQGGVPPYDLLPKVKIELVVKDEDVERVIEIVARNARRGIPGDGKIFVLPVYDAIRIRTGERGNEALY